The following coding sequences lie in one Sesamum indicum cultivar Zhongzhi No. 13 linkage group LG9, S_indicum_v1.0, whole genome shotgun sequence genomic window:
- the LOC105171176 gene encoding egg cell-secreted protein 1.4-like — MAAKGFLFLLTITTALLMSSFQARELPFPQAPDHNPTPELQGSALDCLTALYKIRSCSNEIIAYFSNGTIDITPPCCQAITLITHSCWPAVLSILGYSPDQASILRGYCDAVASEVAQFGPVPSPLGQPL; from the coding sequence ATGGCTGCAAAGGGTTTCTTGTTCTTGCTCACAATCACCACTGCTCTCCTCATGTCCAGTTTCCAGGCCAGGGAACTCCCATTCCCACAGGCGCCTGATCACAATCCCACGCCTGAACTCCAAGGCTCGGCCCTGGATTGCTTGACTGCACTCTACAAAATCAGGTCTTGCTCCAACGAGATCATTGCTTACTTCTCCAACGGGACCATCGACATAACTCCACCATGTTGCCAGGCCATCACTCTGATAACGCACAGCTGCTGGCCCGCTGTCCTGAGCATCCTCGGCTACAGCCCCGACCAGGCCAGCATTTTGAGGGGCTACTGCGACGCCGTCGCCTCTGAGGTTGCCCAATTCGGGCCCGTTCCGAGCCCGTTAGGACAGCCTTTGTGA